A genomic stretch from Theobroma cacao cultivar B97-61/B2 chromosome 4, Criollo_cocoa_genome_V2, whole genome shotgun sequence includes:
- the LOC18601129 gene encoding probable alpha-mannosidase At5g13980 isoform X3 gives MAIVGLYAVLLLLGILCAESKYMVYNTSAGIVAGKINVHVVPHTHDDVGWLKTVDQYYVGSNNSIQGACVQNVLDSIVPALLADKNRKFIYVEQAFFQRWWRDQSELMQSIVKNLVSSGQLEFINGGMCMHDEAVPHYIDMIDQTTLGHRFIKEEFGVTPRIGWQIDPFGHSAVQAYLLGAEVGFDSFFFGRIDYQDRIKRKKEKSLEVIWRGSKSLGSSAQIFAGAFPKNYEPPPGFYFEVNDDSPIVQDDISLFDYNVQDRVNDFVAAAISQANITRTNHIMWTMGTDFKYQYAHTWFRQMDKLIHYVNKDGRVNAFYSTPSIYTDAKYAMSKSWPLKTDDYFPYADRVNAYWTGYFTSRPALKRYVRIMSGYYLAARQLEFFKRRSDSGPNTDSLADALAIAQHHDAVTGTEKQHVADDYAKRLSMGYIESEKVVASSLACLADSKSSNGCGHSTANFQQCPLLNITYCPASEIDLSHGKKLIVVVYNSLGWKREDVIRFPVVNEDVIVHDSEGREIESQLVPPVDAYVDLRNYYVRAYFGTNPKAVPKYWLAFTVSVPPLGFNTYTISTSEKTGAGSTKSSIYKFQRCEKSGIQVGEGNLKLTISASQGKIINYVNSRNLVEESVEQSFSFYTGYNGTNDKEPQNSGAYIFRPNGTYLIKPEQASLTVIRGPLVQELHQQINPWIFQTTRLYKEKEHVEVEFIVGPVPIDDGFGKEVATQITTSLENSKTFYTDSNGRDFIKRIRDFRTDWDLEVNQPVAGNYYPINLGIYIQDSKKEFSVLVDRSLGGSSMVDGQIELMLHRRLLLDDSRGVAEALNETVCILDDCRGLTIQGKYYYRIDPLGEGAKWRRSLGQEIYSPLLLAIAQEDGDNWMSSHVPTFSGIDSSYSLPDNVAVITLQELDDGKVLLRLAHLYEIAKVTEVSLSANQERAVMEKKRLVWKVEGSSGEYPKAARGGPVDPQKLVVELAPMEIRTFVIDLDQTSSNRVFDA, from the exons atggCGATTGTTGGGTTGTACGCTGTGCTGCTATTATTGGGGATTTTATGCGCAGAATCCAAGTACATGGTTTATAACACTTCAGCAGGTATAGTTGCTGGGAAAATCAATGTTCATGTGGTTCCTCACACCCATGACGATGTTGGTTGGTTAAAAACCGTTGATCAGTACTATGTTGGCTCTAACAATTCTATCCAG GGGGCTTGTGTGCAGAATGTGTTGGATTCTATAGTGCCTGCTCTGTTGGCTGACAAAAACCGGAAATTCATATATGTTGAACAG GCATTTTTTCAGCGATGGTGGAGAGATCAGAGTGAGCTAATGCAGAGTATAGTCAAGAATCTTGTCAGCTCGGGGCAACTAGAGTTCAT AAATGGAGGCATGTGCATGCATGATGAGGCAGTGCCACATTACATAGACATGATTGATCAGACAACTCTTGGACATCGATTCATCAAAGAGGAGTTTGGTGTCACTCCAAGAATTGGATGGCAAATTGATCCTTTTGGACATTCTGCAGTACAGGCTTACTTGTTGGGAGCAGAA GTTGGATTTGACTCATTTTTCTTCGGCCGCATAGACTACCAAGACAGGATTAAgcgaaaaaaagagaagagccTCGAAGTTATCTGGCGGGGTTCTAAGAGCCTGGGCTCATCTGCTCAG ATTTTTGCTGGAGCATTTCCAAAAAATTATGAACCTCCACCAGGTTTCTACTTTGAAGTTAATGATGATTCCCCTATTGTTCAG GATGATATTAGTTTGTTTGATTACAATGTTCAAGACAGAGTGAACGACTTTGTGGCCGCTGCAATATCACAG GCGAACATAACTAGAACAAATCACATAATGTGGACCATGGGAACAGATTTTAAGTATCAGTACGCACACACTTGGTTTCGGCAGATGGATAAGCTTATTCATTATGTGAATAAG GATGGACGTGTCAATGCTTTCTACTCAACTCCATCTATATATACTGATGCTAAATATGCTATGAGTAAATCTTGGCCACTCAAGACTGATGACTACTTTCC TTACGCAGACCGTGTAAATGCTTACTGGACAGGATACTTTACAAGTAGACCAGCTTTAAAACGCTATGTTAGAATAATGAGTGGCTACTATCTG GCAGCAAGGCAACTcgaattttttaaaaggagAAGTGATTCAGGGCCCAATACAGACTCATTGGCAGATGCTTTGGCTATTGCTCAGCATCATGATGCTGTTACTGGTACAGAGAAGCAGCACGTGGCTGATGATTATGCAAAAAGACTATCCATGGGATACATAGAG TCTGAGAAGGTTGTTGCATCTTCACTTGCTTGCTTGGCCGATTCAAAGTCATCCAATGGATGTGGGCACTCAACCGCCAATTTCCAGCAG TGTCCACTTCTGAATATAACTTACTGTCCTGCATCAGAAATTGACCTGTCTCATGGAAAGAAGTTG ATTGTTGTGGTCTACAATTCTTTGGGATGGAAGAGAGAGGATGTAATACGTTTTCCA GTTGTTAATGAAGATGTCATTGTTCATGATTCTGAGGGAAGAGAAATCGAATCACAGCTTGTTCCACCAGTTGATGCTTATGTGGACCTAAGAAACTATTATGTTAGGGCATACTTTGGTACCAACCCAAAAGCTGTACCTAAGTATTGGCTTGCATTTACAGTATCTGTTCCACCTCTTGGTTTCAACACTTACACCATCTCTACTTCCGAAAAGACAG GAGCTGGCTCTACCAAATCATCTATATACAAATTTCAGAGGTGTGAAAAATCAGGTATTCAAGTTGGTGAAGGAAATTTAAAGCTTACTATTTCTGCGTCTCAAGGGAAGATCATAAATTATGTCAACAGCAGAAACTTG GTTGAGGAATCGGTGGAACAATCATTTAGTTTTTACACTGGATATAATGGAACTAATGACAAAGAGCCCCAG AACTCTGGGGCATATATTTTCCGTCCAAATGGCACATATCTCATAAAGCCTGAACAG GCCTCTTTGACTGTTATTCGAGGACCATTAGTACAGGAGCTGCATCAACAGATCAATCCGTGGATATTTCAG ACCACTAGACTTTACAAGGAGAAAGAGCATGTTGAAGTCGAGTTCATT GTTGGGCCTGTGCCAATTGACGATGGATTTGGCAAAGAAGTTGCAACTCAGATTACAACTTCTCTGGAAAACAGTAAAACATTCTACACAGATTCTAATGGacgtgattttattaaacgG ATTCGTGATTTTAGGACAGACTGGGACCTGGAAGTAAACCAACCGGTTGCTGGAAATTATTACCCA ATTAATTTGGGAATTTACATTCAAGAtagtaagaaagaattttcgGTCCTGGTAGATCGATCTCTTGGAGGATCTAGCATGGTGGATGGACAAATAGAGTTGATGCTCCATAG GAGGCTGCTACTTGATGACTCCAGAGGTGTTGCAGAGGCTCTAAATGAAACAGTCTGCATTCTTGATGATTGCAGAGGACTAACT ATACaaggaaaatattattacagAATTGACCCCCTAGGAGAAGGTGCTAAGTGGCGTCGTTCTCTTGGCCAAGAGATATACTCACCCCTCCTGTTAGCAATTGCACAAgag GATGGAGATAACTGGATGAGTTCTCATGTACCCACATTCTCGGGGATCGATTCCTCCTACAGTTTACCTGATAATGTTGCTGTTATAACTCTCCAG GAGCTTGATGATGGAAAAGTTCTTCTTAGGTTAGCACATTTGTATGAG ATTGCTAAGGTGACAGAGGTGAGCTTATCTGCCAATCAAGAAAGAGCAGTAATGGAGAAGAAGAGACTTGTTTGGAAAGTAGAAGGCTCTTCAGGAGAATATCCCAAGGCGGCAAGAGGTGGACCTGTTGATCCCCAAAAACTGGTGGTGGAGCTTGCTCCAATGGAAATCCGCACCTTTGTCATTGACCTTGATCAAACTTCCTCCAATAGAGTATTCGATGCTTGA
- the LOC18601129 gene encoding probable alpha-mannosidase At5g13980 isoform X1 — translation MAIVGLYAVLLLLGILCAESKYMVYNTSAGIVAGKINVHVVPHTHDDVGWLKTVDQYYVGSNNSIQGACVQNVLDSIVPALLADKNRKFIYVEQAFFQRWWRDQSELMQSIVKNLVSSGQLEFINGGMCMHDEAVPHYIDMIDQTTLGHRFIKEEFGVTPRIGWQIDPFGHSAVQAYLLGAEVGFDSFFFGRIDYQDRIKRKKEKSLEVIWRGSKSLGSSAQIFAGAFPKNYEPPPGFYFEVNDDSPIVQDDISLFDYNVQDRVNDFVAAAISQANITRTNHIMWTMGTDFKYQYAHTWFRQMDKLIHYVNKDGRVNAFYSTPSIYTDAKYAMSKSWPLKTDDYFPYADRVNAYWTGYFTSRPALKRYVRIMSGYYLAARQLEFFKRRSDSGPNTDSLADALAIAQHHDAVTGTEKQHVADDYAKRLSMGYIESEKVVASSLACLADSKSSNGCGHSTANFQQCPLLNITYCPASEIDLSHGKKLIVVVYNSLGWKREDVIRFPVVNEDVIVHDSEGREIESQLVPPVDAYVDLRNYYVRAYFGTNPKAVPKYWLAFTVSVPPLGFNTYTISTSEKTGAGSTKSSIYKFQRCEKSGIQVGEGNLKLTISASQGKIINYVNSRNLVEESVEQSFSFYTGYNGTNDKEPQNSGAYIFRPNGTYLIKPEQASLTVIRGPLVQELHQQINPWIFQTTRLYKEKEHVEVEFIVGPVPIDDGFGKEVATQITTSLENSKTFYTDSNGRDFIKRIRDFRTDWDLEVNQPVAGNYYPINLGIYIQDSKKEFSVLVDRSLGGSSMVDGQIELMLHRRLLLDDSRGVAEALNETVCILDDCRGLTIQGKYYYRIDPLGEGAKWRRSLGQEIYSPLLLAIAQEDGDNWMSSHVPTFSGIDSSYSLPDNVAVITLQELDDGKVLLRLAHLYEIGEDSVLSVVTSVELKKLFPGKKIAKVTEVSLSANQERAVMEKKRLVWKVEGSSGEYPKAARGGPVDPQKLVVELAPMEIRTFVIDLDQTSSNRVFDA, via the exons atggCGATTGTTGGGTTGTACGCTGTGCTGCTATTATTGGGGATTTTATGCGCAGAATCCAAGTACATGGTTTATAACACTTCAGCAGGTATAGTTGCTGGGAAAATCAATGTTCATGTGGTTCCTCACACCCATGACGATGTTGGTTGGTTAAAAACCGTTGATCAGTACTATGTTGGCTCTAACAATTCTATCCAG GGGGCTTGTGTGCAGAATGTGTTGGATTCTATAGTGCCTGCTCTGTTGGCTGACAAAAACCGGAAATTCATATATGTTGAACAG GCATTTTTTCAGCGATGGTGGAGAGATCAGAGTGAGCTAATGCAGAGTATAGTCAAGAATCTTGTCAGCTCGGGGCAACTAGAGTTCAT AAATGGAGGCATGTGCATGCATGATGAGGCAGTGCCACATTACATAGACATGATTGATCAGACAACTCTTGGACATCGATTCATCAAAGAGGAGTTTGGTGTCACTCCAAGAATTGGATGGCAAATTGATCCTTTTGGACATTCTGCAGTACAGGCTTACTTGTTGGGAGCAGAA GTTGGATTTGACTCATTTTTCTTCGGCCGCATAGACTACCAAGACAGGATTAAgcgaaaaaaagagaagagccTCGAAGTTATCTGGCGGGGTTCTAAGAGCCTGGGCTCATCTGCTCAG ATTTTTGCTGGAGCATTTCCAAAAAATTATGAACCTCCACCAGGTTTCTACTTTGAAGTTAATGATGATTCCCCTATTGTTCAG GATGATATTAGTTTGTTTGATTACAATGTTCAAGACAGAGTGAACGACTTTGTGGCCGCTGCAATATCACAG GCGAACATAACTAGAACAAATCACATAATGTGGACCATGGGAACAGATTTTAAGTATCAGTACGCACACACTTGGTTTCGGCAGATGGATAAGCTTATTCATTATGTGAATAAG GATGGACGTGTCAATGCTTTCTACTCAACTCCATCTATATATACTGATGCTAAATATGCTATGAGTAAATCTTGGCCACTCAAGACTGATGACTACTTTCC TTACGCAGACCGTGTAAATGCTTACTGGACAGGATACTTTACAAGTAGACCAGCTTTAAAACGCTATGTTAGAATAATGAGTGGCTACTATCTG GCAGCAAGGCAACTcgaattttttaaaaggagAAGTGATTCAGGGCCCAATACAGACTCATTGGCAGATGCTTTGGCTATTGCTCAGCATCATGATGCTGTTACTGGTACAGAGAAGCAGCACGTGGCTGATGATTATGCAAAAAGACTATCCATGGGATACATAGAG TCTGAGAAGGTTGTTGCATCTTCACTTGCTTGCTTGGCCGATTCAAAGTCATCCAATGGATGTGGGCACTCAACCGCCAATTTCCAGCAG TGTCCACTTCTGAATATAACTTACTGTCCTGCATCAGAAATTGACCTGTCTCATGGAAAGAAGTTG ATTGTTGTGGTCTACAATTCTTTGGGATGGAAGAGAGAGGATGTAATACGTTTTCCA GTTGTTAATGAAGATGTCATTGTTCATGATTCTGAGGGAAGAGAAATCGAATCACAGCTTGTTCCACCAGTTGATGCTTATGTGGACCTAAGAAACTATTATGTTAGGGCATACTTTGGTACCAACCCAAAAGCTGTACCTAAGTATTGGCTTGCATTTACAGTATCTGTTCCACCTCTTGGTTTCAACACTTACACCATCTCTACTTCCGAAAAGACAG GAGCTGGCTCTACCAAATCATCTATATACAAATTTCAGAGGTGTGAAAAATCAGGTATTCAAGTTGGTGAAGGAAATTTAAAGCTTACTATTTCTGCGTCTCAAGGGAAGATCATAAATTATGTCAACAGCAGAAACTTG GTTGAGGAATCGGTGGAACAATCATTTAGTTTTTACACTGGATATAATGGAACTAATGACAAAGAGCCCCAG AACTCTGGGGCATATATTTTCCGTCCAAATGGCACATATCTCATAAAGCCTGAACAG GCCTCTTTGACTGTTATTCGAGGACCATTAGTACAGGAGCTGCATCAACAGATCAATCCGTGGATATTTCAG ACCACTAGACTTTACAAGGAGAAAGAGCATGTTGAAGTCGAGTTCATT GTTGGGCCTGTGCCAATTGACGATGGATTTGGCAAAGAAGTTGCAACTCAGATTACAACTTCTCTGGAAAACAGTAAAACATTCTACACAGATTCTAATGGacgtgattttattaaacgG ATTCGTGATTTTAGGACAGACTGGGACCTGGAAGTAAACCAACCGGTTGCTGGAAATTATTACCCA ATTAATTTGGGAATTTACATTCAAGAtagtaagaaagaattttcgGTCCTGGTAGATCGATCTCTTGGAGGATCTAGCATGGTGGATGGACAAATAGAGTTGATGCTCCATAG GAGGCTGCTACTTGATGACTCCAGAGGTGTTGCAGAGGCTCTAAATGAAACAGTCTGCATTCTTGATGATTGCAGAGGACTAACT ATACaaggaaaatattattacagAATTGACCCCCTAGGAGAAGGTGCTAAGTGGCGTCGTTCTCTTGGCCAAGAGATATACTCACCCCTCCTGTTAGCAATTGCACAAgag GATGGAGATAACTGGATGAGTTCTCATGTACCCACATTCTCGGGGATCGATTCCTCCTACAGTTTACCTGATAATGTTGCTGTTATAACTCTCCAG GAGCTTGATGATGGAAAAGTTCTTCTTAGGTTAGCACATTTGTATGAG ATCGGAGAGGACAGTGTTCTTTCTGTAGTGACTAGTGTGGAACTGAAGAAGCTGTTCCCAGGCAAGAAG ATTGCTAAGGTGACAGAGGTGAGCTTATCTGCCAATCAAGAAAGAGCAGTAATGGAGAAGAAGAGACTTGTTTGGAAAGTAGAAGGCTCTTCAGGAGAATATCCCAAGGCGGCAAGAGGTGGACCTGTTGATCCCCAAAAACTGGTGGTGGAGCTTGCTCCAATGGAAATCCGCACCTTTGTCATTGACCTTGATCAAACTTCCTCCAATAGAGTATTCGATGCTTGA
- the LOC18601129 gene encoding probable alpha-mannosidase At5g13980 isoform X2, whose protein sequence is MAIVGLYAVLLLLGILCAESKYMVYNTSAGIVAGKINVHVVPHTHDDVGWLKTVDQYYVGSNNSIQGACVQNVLDSIVPALLADKNRKFIYVEQAFFQRWWRDQSELMQSIVKNLVSSGQLEFINGGMCMHDEAVPHYIDMIDQTTLGHRFIKEEFGVTPRIGWQIDPFGHSAVQAYLLGAEVGFDSFFFGRIDYQDRIKRKKEKSLEVIWRGSKSLGSSAQIFAGAFPKNYEPPPGFYFEVNDDSPIVQDDISLFDYNVQDRVNDFVAAAISQANITRTNHIMWTMGTDFKYQYAHTWFRQMDKLIHYVNKDGRVNAFYSTPSIYTDAKYAMSKSWPLKTDDYFPYADRVNAYWTGYFTSRPALKRYVRIMSGYYLAARQLEFFKRRSDSGPNTDSLADALAIAQHHDAVTGTEKQHVADDYAKRLSMGYIESEKVVASSLACLADSKSSNGCGHSTANFQQCPLLNITYCPASEIDLSHGKKLIVVVYNSLGWKREDVIRFPVVNEDVIVHDSEGREIESQLVPPVDAYVDLRNYYVRAYFGTNPKAVPKYWLAFTVSVPPLGFNTYTISTSEKTGAGSTKSSIYKFQRCEKSGIQVGEGNLKLTISASQGKIINYVNSRNLVEESVEQSFSFYTGYNGTNDKEPQNSGAYIFRPNGTYLIKPEQASLTVIRGPLVQELHQQINPWIFQVGPVPIDDGFGKEVATQITTSLENSKTFYTDSNGRDFIKRIRDFRTDWDLEVNQPVAGNYYPINLGIYIQDSKKEFSVLVDRSLGGSSMVDGQIELMLHRRLLLDDSRGVAEALNETVCILDDCRGLTIQGKYYYRIDPLGEGAKWRRSLGQEIYSPLLLAIAQEDGDNWMSSHVPTFSGIDSSYSLPDNVAVITLQELDDGKVLLRLAHLYEIGEDSVLSVVTSVELKKLFPGKKIAKVTEVSLSANQERAVMEKKRLVWKVEGSSGEYPKAARGGPVDPQKLVVELAPMEIRTFVIDLDQTSSNRVFDA, encoded by the exons atggCGATTGTTGGGTTGTACGCTGTGCTGCTATTATTGGGGATTTTATGCGCAGAATCCAAGTACATGGTTTATAACACTTCAGCAGGTATAGTTGCTGGGAAAATCAATGTTCATGTGGTTCCTCACACCCATGACGATGTTGGTTGGTTAAAAACCGTTGATCAGTACTATGTTGGCTCTAACAATTCTATCCAG GGGGCTTGTGTGCAGAATGTGTTGGATTCTATAGTGCCTGCTCTGTTGGCTGACAAAAACCGGAAATTCATATATGTTGAACAG GCATTTTTTCAGCGATGGTGGAGAGATCAGAGTGAGCTAATGCAGAGTATAGTCAAGAATCTTGTCAGCTCGGGGCAACTAGAGTTCAT AAATGGAGGCATGTGCATGCATGATGAGGCAGTGCCACATTACATAGACATGATTGATCAGACAACTCTTGGACATCGATTCATCAAAGAGGAGTTTGGTGTCACTCCAAGAATTGGATGGCAAATTGATCCTTTTGGACATTCTGCAGTACAGGCTTACTTGTTGGGAGCAGAA GTTGGATTTGACTCATTTTTCTTCGGCCGCATAGACTACCAAGACAGGATTAAgcgaaaaaaagagaagagccTCGAAGTTATCTGGCGGGGTTCTAAGAGCCTGGGCTCATCTGCTCAG ATTTTTGCTGGAGCATTTCCAAAAAATTATGAACCTCCACCAGGTTTCTACTTTGAAGTTAATGATGATTCCCCTATTGTTCAG GATGATATTAGTTTGTTTGATTACAATGTTCAAGACAGAGTGAACGACTTTGTGGCCGCTGCAATATCACAG GCGAACATAACTAGAACAAATCACATAATGTGGACCATGGGAACAGATTTTAAGTATCAGTACGCACACACTTGGTTTCGGCAGATGGATAAGCTTATTCATTATGTGAATAAG GATGGACGTGTCAATGCTTTCTACTCAACTCCATCTATATATACTGATGCTAAATATGCTATGAGTAAATCTTGGCCACTCAAGACTGATGACTACTTTCC TTACGCAGACCGTGTAAATGCTTACTGGACAGGATACTTTACAAGTAGACCAGCTTTAAAACGCTATGTTAGAATAATGAGTGGCTACTATCTG GCAGCAAGGCAACTcgaattttttaaaaggagAAGTGATTCAGGGCCCAATACAGACTCATTGGCAGATGCTTTGGCTATTGCTCAGCATCATGATGCTGTTACTGGTACAGAGAAGCAGCACGTGGCTGATGATTATGCAAAAAGACTATCCATGGGATACATAGAG TCTGAGAAGGTTGTTGCATCTTCACTTGCTTGCTTGGCCGATTCAAAGTCATCCAATGGATGTGGGCACTCAACCGCCAATTTCCAGCAG TGTCCACTTCTGAATATAACTTACTGTCCTGCATCAGAAATTGACCTGTCTCATGGAAAGAAGTTG ATTGTTGTGGTCTACAATTCTTTGGGATGGAAGAGAGAGGATGTAATACGTTTTCCA GTTGTTAATGAAGATGTCATTGTTCATGATTCTGAGGGAAGAGAAATCGAATCACAGCTTGTTCCACCAGTTGATGCTTATGTGGACCTAAGAAACTATTATGTTAGGGCATACTTTGGTACCAACCCAAAAGCTGTACCTAAGTATTGGCTTGCATTTACAGTATCTGTTCCACCTCTTGGTTTCAACACTTACACCATCTCTACTTCCGAAAAGACAG GAGCTGGCTCTACCAAATCATCTATATACAAATTTCAGAGGTGTGAAAAATCAGGTATTCAAGTTGGTGAAGGAAATTTAAAGCTTACTATTTCTGCGTCTCAAGGGAAGATCATAAATTATGTCAACAGCAGAAACTTG GTTGAGGAATCGGTGGAACAATCATTTAGTTTTTACACTGGATATAATGGAACTAATGACAAAGAGCCCCAG AACTCTGGGGCATATATTTTCCGTCCAAATGGCACATATCTCATAAAGCCTGAACAG GCCTCTTTGACTGTTATTCGAGGACCATTAGTACAGGAGCTGCATCAACAGATCAATCCGTGGATATTTCAG GTTGGGCCTGTGCCAATTGACGATGGATTTGGCAAAGAAGTTGCAACTCAGATTACAACTTCTCTGGAAAACAGTAAAACATTCTACACAGATTCTAATGGacgtgattttattaaacgG ATTCGTGATTTTAGGACAGACTGGGACCTGGAAGTAAACCAACCGGTTGCTGGAAATTATTACCCA ATTAATTTGGGAATTTACATTCAAGAtagtaagaaagaattttcgGTCCTGGTAGATCGATCTCTTGGAGGATCTAGCATGGTGGATGGACAAATAGAGTTGATGCTCCATAG GAGGCTGCTACTTGATGACTCCAGAGGTGTTGCAGAGGCTCTAAATGAAACAGTCTGCATTCTTGATGATTGCAGAGGACTAACT ATACaaggaaaatattattacagAATTGACCCCCTAGGAGAAGGTGCTAAGTGGCGTCGTTCTCTTGGCCAAGAGATATACTCACCCCTCCTGTTAGCAATTGCACAAgag GATGGAGATAACTGGATGAGTTCTCATGTACCCACATTCTCGGGGATCGATTCCTCCTACAGTTTACCTGATAATGTTGCTGTTATAACTCTCCAG GAGCTTGATGATGGAAAAGTTCTTCTTAGGTTAGCACATTTGTATGAG ATCGGAGAGGACAGTGTTCTTTCTGTAGTGACTAGTGTGGAACTGAAGAAGCTGTTCCCAGGCAAGAAG ATTGCTAAGGTGACAGAGGTGAGCTTATCTGCCAATCAAGAAAGAGCAGTAATGGAGAAGAAGAGACTTGTTTGGAAAGTAGAAGGCTCTTCAGGAGAATATCCCAAGGCGGCAAGAGGTGGACCTGTTGATCCCCAAAAACTGGTGGTGGAGCTTGCTCCAATGGAAATCCGCACCTTTGTCATTGACCTTGATCAAACTTCCTCCAATAGAGTATTCGATGCTTGA